The candidate division WOR-3 bacterium genome includes a region encoding these proteins:
- a CDS encoding ABC transporter ATP-binding protein → MANDIIIKNLIKIFKKHTAEVRAVDGVSFEIREGELFGLLGPNGAGKTTLIKCISTLLIPDGGTAIVGGCDVLKDPLGVRKKIGVLTGGERSLYWKLSAIDNLKYFGALYGVPKNKLKERIDFLLELMDLKDRANENVEKFSSGMKQKLAIARALIHDPPILLIDEPTLGLDPYFARFIRQFIKEELSHKLKKTILLTTHYMDEADELCDRVAFMNRGRINALDTPTALKKAMPQEQVLELKCLGDLNKEDFVQIKEAVSLNVSKQDGYHYVRVNTDNPELLLSKLVDMIRDKAKVLSVNVTSPTLEDVFVYLTGASLKENQDE, encoded by the coding sequence ATGGCGAATGACATCATTATAAAAAATCTAATAAAGATTTTCAAGAAACATACCGCGGAAGTCCGGGCCGTTGATGGTGTCAGTTTTGAAATAAGAGAAGGGGAGTTATTCGGACTTTTGGGACCCAATGGTGCGGGTAAGACAACATTGATAAAATGTATCTCTACACTATTGATACCGGATGGCGGTACAGCAATCGTTGGTGGTTGCGATGTTTTAAAAGACCCATTGGGTGTTAGAAAAAAAATCGGTGTGCTTACCGGCGGAGAAAGGAGTTTATACTGGAAATTGAGTGCAATTGATAATCTTAAGTATTTCGGGGCACTTTATGGTGTTCCGAAGAATAAATTAAAAGAAAGAATTGATTTCTTGCTTGAACTAATGGATTTGAAAGATCGGGCAAATGAGAATGTGGAAAAATTTTCCAGCGGAATGAAACAGAAACTTGCGATTGCCCGTGCCTTGATCCATGACCCACCGATTTTGTTGATTGATGAACCAACACTCGGTTTAGACCCTTATTTTGCAAGGTTTATCAGGCAATTTATCAAAGAAGAACTTTCACATAAATTGAAAAAGACAATTTTATTAACAACCCATTATATGGATGAGGCGGATGAGTTGTGTGATAGAGTGGCATTTATGAATCGGGGCAGAATAAATGCGCTCGATACTCCAACCGCCTTGAAAAAGGCGATGCCCCAGGAACAGGTTTTAGAACTGAAATGTTTGGGTGATTTGAATAAAGAAGATTTTGTTCAGATAAAAGAAGCGGTAAGTTTGAATGTATCAAAACAGGATGGCTACCATTATGTCCGTGTGAATACCGACAATCCTGAATTGTTATTGAGTAAACTTGTTGATATGATTCGGGATAAGGCAAAGGTTCTGTCTGTGAATGTCACATCGCCGACCCTTGAAGATGTATTTGTATATTTAACTGGTGCGAGTTTAAAGGAAAATCAGGATGAATGA